A DNA window from Phragmites australis chromosome 11, lpPhrAust1.1, whole genome shotgun sequence contains the following coding sequences:
- the LOC133884789 gene encoding uncharacterized protein LOC133884789, producing MARDGGGGSPAAERRRVALRALLSCEEASSYALPAAAEEAMRPSKGLLRGLGCTSAAASQAHAPAAAADALGSSADWRGMRRRKGKERRKARGVGGGVVSAGGMGGDVWCTPGIPFAAEASSVDCLVALHQPTVGTRRRAQAERSNREGPGAAPARRVTMREHMSSSPMNSPPHHEMPFIDAVRIPSGRNRHVNGRRHSHARLQEEMMMFRTRVLLGRMGMYDQYQDWRLDVDNMTYEELLDLEDRIGYVSTGLREDEIIQSLRMVKYSAFHPNHFSTEMDRGCSICQEEFEPNEETGKLSCSHNYHVNCIKQWLSRKNACPVCKTVVSKT from the exons ATGGcccgcgacggcggcggcggctcaccggcggcggagCGGCGGAGGGTGGCTCTGCGTGCCCTCCTCTCCTGTGAAGAGGCCTCGTCATACGCgttgccggcggcggcggaggaggccaTGAGGCCGAGCAAGGGGCTGCTGCGCGGGCTCGGGTGCacgtcggcggcggcgtcccAGGCTCACGCGCCGGCTGCTGCTGCGGATGCGTTGGGGTCTTCGGCGGACTGGCGCGGGATGCGGCGGCggaagggaaaggagaggcGGAAGGCGAGGGGCGTGGGAGGCGGCGTTGTGAGTGCTGGGGGGATGGGCGGGGACGTGTGGTGCACTCCGGGGATACCGTTCGCCGCCGAGGCGTCATCGGTGGACTGCTTGGTGGCGCTGCACCAGCCGACGGTGGGTACGCGTCGCCGCGCCCAGGCAGAGAGGTCGAACAGAGAG GGGCCTGGCGCAGCTCCGGCTAGGAGGGTCACCATGCGGGAGCACATGTCCTCGTCTCCCATGAATTCACCCCCACACCATGAAATGCCGTTCATTGATGCCGTCCGTATACCTTCTGGCCGCAACCGACATGTGAATGGGCGTCGGCACTCTCACGCACGGCTTCAGGAAGAG ATGATGATGTTCCGAACAAGGGTATTATTAGGAAGGATGGGTATGTATGATCAGTATCAGGATTGGCGCCTTGATGTTGATAACATGACATACGAG GAACTGCTTGATCTTGAGGACCGAATTGGATATGTAAGTACAGGGTTGCGTGAGGATGAGATCATTCAAAGCCTTAGGATGGTCAAATACTCGGCGTTCCACCCCAATCATTTTTCAACAGAAATGGATAGGGGATGTAGCATTTGTCAA GAAGAGTTTGAACCAAATGAAGAAACTGGGAAGCTGAGTTGCAGCCACAACTATCATGTAAACTGCATAAAGCAGTGGCTTTCTCGAAAGAACGCTTGCCCAGTTTGCAAAACTGTTGTCTCAAAGACCTGA